From Camelina sativa cultivar DH55 chromosome 5, Cs, whole genome shotgun sequence:
gaaaattatatcattaattgttagtaaatcatcagttcattattttgtttaaaccaTCGActtagaatattagacatatttaattgagtttattaaattacgattatgtaaaataaaaaagcagtACTATGTTGTATCACGGGTTATATTCTGAATTTGACAATTTAAATtggtaaacctaaatttttaaaccggtaaacctaaataatataCAGATATAAGggatatatacatttaaaatttaaaaaacattagtcatatatatatatatttaatctactaaaattttatattttattttaactttaaaaatatagtcccgtggtgtaccgcgggttaaaatctagtataataACATTTTGGATGGGATCAAATTTTCAGCATTGGTAGTTTGGGAAAAGATAGCGTGGAGTCAGGTGTACAGAACGTGACTGTTAAAACGGTGACGTTTACAGGAACAGACAACGGAGTGAGGATCAAATCATGGGCCAGGCCAAGTAGTGGATTCGCTAAGGACATCCGTTTCCAACATTGTGTGATGAACAACGTAGAGAACCCTATCATCATTGACCAAAACTACTGTCCTGATCACAATTGTCCTGTCCAGGTAATAATTTATCTAAAACAATTAAGTAATATGATTATGCACAATGTATTTATATTAGGATAGTGGGGAGACTAATCCATTTCTTTTCACACTAATAACTTTTTAGGTTTCGGGGATCAAAATCAGCgatgtgttgtttgttgatatacaTGGAACATCAGCGACCGAAGTTGGAGTGAAACTTGATTGTAGTTCTAAGAAACCCTGTACCGGAATACGACTTGAGGACGTTAAATTAACATACCGGAATAAGCCGGCGGCGTCGGCTTGTGCTCACGCCGGAGGGATAGAAGCTGGATTTTTTCAGCCAAATTGTCTATGacaaaaaacgaagaaaacatggattttctTTTAAGTATTACTTAAAAAGTCGTAGTAGTAAATTGTATAATTTCgtaattgagatgcatgagccTGTGGCGGTTGATGGCCTAGTGGACCTTAAAGCCTGGCCTTGCTTTGTAGTATATGAACTAGGGCGACCATTGATGTATTTGATGTGTTGTGTTATAACTTGTGTTATTTTTATGTAACtgttgggatttttttttaattttctgttatatgttttttaccttttttatagTGAAAACAAGGACATTAAAAGACAAGCCTCCACAATTTCGCGCCAATTTCTTTACATAGGTCGGTAGTTTGTTTCGGTTGACATTTGCATCGTTTTGGTGGCTccctattttcttcttcaatgtaAAGAAACtgtttaatatatagttttaacttACTCACTATAactggaatttttattttaaagtgagttcataatattttaaactttcacaATTGTTATCAAAATTATACATATCAAACTGAGAGAGCTTTGAAATAAGTTTACAAATAATTTCTATGTTTCATTTATAAACTAGTCTCTCCACAATATTGATTTTGCTGACTAACCACAAACCAAGATATTACTTGTATAGAGAAATCAAGAAACTGAATCTTACGTAATGAAGTGTGAATTTAACGCAAGTGATGTACGAATCTTGTGGCACCACAAGAAAATGCGCATGTTTTCTGTATTTGACAATTATGATTAttactaggtactaacccgcacTATGTGTGGGATAAATcagtttaaataaaatattataataaaattattatttaagatttaagattctttgtttaaacaaatatgtaagtaaagtttattttttgtttattcaaatttgcgtttatttttgtaaaatgagtttcacccgtgaaatatttgaatttggaaaACAGTTTAAGTtggtgtagaaagttttgatatatttttgtgtttctaaaaaataaattcacatattttatgtttcacattattatctacATCACTATatcattaaatagataaaacaatattttttagactaatcggtttaatttaaactaatcataagtttaaaaaatgcaatgagaaaaatgtataaaagtggtaaataaaggaataattttttttattgtttgtaaaatgtaatttacttttaataattaaatctgttatgaaattgataattaaatacatttctggattttaattgatgattaaatctttgattttttaaaactaatagaaaaaaacattacctTATATTTTCCAATGACATATTTCTGTAAATGATAATGAGTTGTAagagtatttattaaaaaaagacacAAGAGCTATGTGAACgcgacacatcagttttttgtGATATTGATTCTGAttctctattaatttataggggatatgttataaaattgataattcAATAAATTTCTAGATTTTAATTGCTGattaaatctttgattttttaagaCTAATAGAAAAGAACATTGCCTTATATTTGTCAactacatatttatgtaaatgataATAAGATGTAAgagtatttatcaaaaaaatatataagagcTACGTGAgcgcgacacatcagctttttgtgagattgtttctctattaatatgtAGGATATATGttatgaaattaataattaaatatatttctggaTTTTAATTGCTGattaaatctttgattttttaaaatactaatagAAATGAACAATGCCTTATATTTGCTaatgatatatttatgtaaatgataATGAGATGTAagagtatttattaaaaaaagacacAAGAGCTATGTGAGCGCGGCACATCAGCTTTTTGTGAGATTGAttctctattaatttatagggaatatgttataaaattgataatttaataCATTTCTAGATTTTAATTGCTGattaaatctttgatttttttaagacAAATAGAAAATAACATTGTCTTATATTTGtcaattacatatttatgtaaatgataATAAGATGtaacaatatttattaaaaaaagatataagaGCTATGTGAgcgcgacacatcagctttttgtgagattgtttctctattaattaaTATGTAGGGGATATgtatgaaattaataattaaatatatttctggattttaattgttaattaaatctttaattttttaaaactaatagaaaTGAACATTGTCTTTGTCaatgacatatttatgtaaataatattgaGATGGAAgagtaattattaaaaaaaacacaaaggtTATGTGAGCGTGACACATCAGACATTTTGTTCtagtgtttttttattaatatataggagatttttATTTGATACTTACCTTATGTCTTGTTTTGAATGTGCAATTTCACATTTCGTCTATATCAACCATTATTTCGGAATCTATCCAAAAAGTTGACGAATCATTGATTATCGTTTACTAAATTCACCAAGGATTTTAGGTAATTTAATGTCCAAACTAAGGATACTCCTTTATAATCGGCAAAATTAAAGAAGTTGTGCATGCActatggaaaataataataaattacttaAGCAGTCAAGTTagtgaatattaatttataccAAAGAATACGTAAAAGGAAAACataatcataattcataagagataccaaatcttcttcttcgtcttcttttaCTTCAATCCATAGTTAATCAatccagaaaaagaaaaaaaaaagagataccAAATTAATCCATAATCAGTTtccatttttcattttcaatcaAATCAACCCATATACTGCATGCGTACATTACCATAGACTAATGCAATCGTCTATGGAAATTTATCTCCGGTAATCTTACGTTAAGAAACCAAtcaattttattacataaaaagTTACACCGTGATCTGGGCACAAGTTGATACAATGATAGAATAATAAGAATTTCCATATAAACTAATCAGTATGTTCCTATCgtaaaaatcctataaattcCCCTCTCATGTATCTTCTTCTACAGTATCATTCATCCTTACAACATACAACACTAATCAACAAtctctgaaaaagaaaaaaaaaagaaaaaagaaaacgaaaatggTTTACAGCACTTCAAGTCTTATTCTTCCTTTGGCTctcatctttctttatttcatctCAATCTCATCATTAGCCGATCCGACTCCAACCACAATCAACGTCTTATCCTACGGAGCCAAACCAGACGGCACAAAAGACTCAACCAAAGCCTTCTTAGCCGCATGGGACGTCGCTTGTGCCTCGGCTAATCCTACAACTATTATCGTACCAACAGGACGGTTCTTGGTTGGGACCATTGTTTTCCAAGGCAACAAGTGTAAGCAAGCTCCAATATCTATTCGTATAGCAGGGTCAATTGTTGCTCCGGGAGACTTTAGAGTTATCGCAAGCTCAGAACATTGGATTTCGTTTGAGGATGTTACGGATGTTTCAATCTACGGTGGAATACTTGACGCACAAGGTGCCAGTTTATGGAAATGCAAGAACAACGGTGGCCATAATTGTCCTACCGGTGCCAAGGTATGCTTGACCCACTCTACAAGATAGAACAAACTTAATTAATTTCTATGaagttttaataattgtttGTTACACTTAAATCGCAGAGTTTGTGGTTTAGTGGGTCAAATAACATCAACATCAATGGCTTAACGTCGATAAACAGCCAGAAGTTCCACATAGTGATTGATACAAGCAAAAACGTTAACATTGACGGCGTTAAGGTTTCTGCTGATGCGAACAGCCCTAACACCGATGGGATTCACGTGGATTCATCTCACTCAGTCCATATCACGAACTCGAGAATCGCAACCGGTGATGATTGCATCTCTATCGGTCCAGGATCCACTAGTGTTTTCATACAAAACATTAAATGCGGTCCAGGCCACGGCATCAGGtaacaaaaaatacatttattgcTTTCCATGTTTTCTTTATACAACTTTGCTAAAATGATCTCTTCGTTCCTAACAGTATCGGAAGTCTTGGACGAGCAGAGGAAGAACAAGGTGTCAATAACGTAACTGTGAGTGACGTGGATTTCACGGGAACGGATAACGGAGTTAGAATCAAAACGTGGGGGAAAAATAGCAAGAGTTTCGCTACAAACATCGTCTTCCAACATATCAATATGAAAATGGTCAAGAACCCGATCATTATTGACCAACACTATTGTCTTGACAAACCTTGCCCTAAAcaggtaaaaaatatatacattaattaaccATATCTTTATACCCATAACTCGATATATTGACTCATCTAATTCGTattataatttgtgtttattataGGAATCTGGAGTTAAGGTATCAAATGTGAGATATGAAGATATACGTGGGACTTCTAATACGGAGATGGCGGTTTTGTTAGATTGTAGTAAGGAGGAACCATGTACCGGTATTGTAATGAATAATGTGAACCTCGTCTCCGTTAATCAACCGGCTCAGGCGTCTTGCGATAATGCAAATGGATCAGCGAACGACGTCGTCCCGGTCACTCCGTGTCTAAGGACCGAGATAATTACGATTTAAATATAGATAAATCCTCTCCGGAAACGACGTCGTCCCGATCGCTACATGGCTAAAATTAAATGAGCTAATGCAGATAGATAAGCGAACGACGTCgtaatgttttttatataattttcaagaaTATATGTAATGGAACTTTGAAATAATGATTATAATCTTTCTGTTCACACACAtactattcttcttcttcattttttcctgTAGTAATTGTTTCTACTTTCTCAAGTTGTTCGCATGTCGATGTGGGATTGTGGGTGTTGCTACTTGGTAGCAATACAATAGGAGATAATGAAAATATGTGGATGCGGAGTAAAGTAGAATTATATACTAAAGTAATTAGAAAATGATTAGTAGGAGTATATACATAAATGGTAATTAATAGCCGACCCATTAACTGTTACCACTACTATAATAATCCATGGAGCTAGAGCATATGAAGAGATTTGATACTAAATTAGTGGGGTAGCACCAAActttgtttagggtttaatattaaaaaatttaccatcatcttctccacttcactcaaaagtcaaaaccccCACTTTCTCCAGGTTGTATTCCATTattaaaaaacccaaatttattttttttatcttataataaGTCATCTATTTATATACTAATCTTTATAGGATTAGTGACTCCAATCAAGTTTAATACCTCTAGAACCAAATTGTAAGAACAACGAACTTGTTGGTTAATTTCGTTTATGGATaagtaatactaataataaaataaaggtactacgattggtttgttttgtttctgtgaCTTGgttgtcgtcttcttctttgtctcaaCGCCCCCCCATTGACGAACCCCTCAAAGACGCAATGTGGGTTTTGATCCATTGATGATTGATCTTGTGAGGGTTTTTGAGAATTTGCGTAAAGGAACAAACTTTTTGGCATCAATGGAGAACATAGCCGCACAGCTAAAACGAGGGATCTCAAGACAATTCTCAACTGGCTCGATTCGTCGAACAATGAGCCGACAGTTCACACGTCAGTCATCTCTCGACCCTCGTCGGACCAACATGAGGTTTAGTTTCGGTCGTCAGTCTTCTCTCGATCCGATCCGGAGGAGTCCTGATTCCACTAGAAGCGACGACGAGCCTCATATGTCGGTACCGGAGAATCTCGATTCCACGATGCAGCTTCTCTTTATGGCTAGTAAAGGTGATGTCAGAGGAGTTGAGGAGCTTCTTGATGAAGGGATCGATGTTAATAGTATCGATCTTGATGGTCGTACGGCGCTTCACATCGCTGCCTGTGAAGGTCATCTTGGCGTTGTTAAGGCTCTTCTTAGCAGGAGAGCTAACATTGATGCTCGTGATCGATGGGGAAGTACggtctgtcttcttcttcaaaacctCTAGCTTCTGTTgtgaaatttatgatttttgttgttttgattgtaTGGATTTGGGTTAAAGGTTGCATTTTTATGGTGAATTAGGCGGCTGCTGATGCTAAGTATTATGGGAATTTAGATGTTTACAATCTCTTGAAGGCTCGAGGAGCTAAGGTTCCGGTAAGAGTTTTCATTGACTTTTGGATACGACTGCTCTGTTTTGGCCATGTGTTTGTTTTATCATGAAAGGCTTTTCATTGAACTTCACACTTGTAGAAAACGAGGAAGACGCCGATGACTGTGTCGAATCCACGAGAAGTTCCTGAGTATGAGCTTAATCCGCTTGAGGTTCAAGTCCGGAAAGCTGATGGTATCTCAAAGGCATGTTCTTTTTGCTCTTTTAGACACATTTAGTAACATCATTGTTCTTGgagtatttttgtttgttccaGTTAGTCAAATCGGGTTTGATTGTTTAATTTGCAGGGAGCATATCAAGTAGCTAAATGGAATGGCACGCGGGTTTCTGTCAAAATACTTGATAAAGATAGCTACTCAGATCCTGAACGCATGTATGCATCTACTACTTATGTCCTTTTCTCTGTTACATTTGAGTGAGCTTCAAATAATAGGCAACTCTATATATTGTTTTCGGAGCTGTGACTTGGTTTGGCATGAATACACTGATTCTGCTTTGTCTTTGTGGCTTTTAATCTGAACAGAAACGCATTTAAACATGAGTTGACGTTGCTAGAAAAAGTCCGGCATCCTAATGTTATCCAGTTTGTTGGAGCTGTCACTCAGAATATACCGATGATGATTGTAGTCGAGTATAATCCAAAAGTAAGCATCTTTACTTGTATTCTCCTTTCTGAATTTACCTTTATTCACTACTCATCTCATTTTCTTCTCGTCCCTTACCTATATTGCAGGGAGATTTAGGTGTATATCTCCAAAAGAAAGGACGTCTTTCTCCTTCCAAGGCACTTAGATTTGGTCTTGATATTGCAAGGTATTTCAACTTCTCATGTACTGTATTGCTGCTACGATTACCGTAGCTACCACGTCACCTGATGTTGTTCATGGTTTTTCTGGTGTCAGGGGAATGAATTACCTCCATGAATGTAAACCTGATCCAATCATTCACTGCGATCTAAAGCCAAAGTAAGATAACCGAAGGCAAATTTCGATTAGATATGTTAAAAAACCTTTTGGTAACATACTCATTGAGATGGTTTCTGTtcgtttaatattttgaaactttttcgTAAGGTGCCAGAAATATTTTGCTGGATAGAGGTGGCCAATTAAAGATCTCGGGATTTGGTATGATAAGATTGTCGAAAATTTCACAAGACAAGGCGAAAGTAGCAAACCACAAAGCACATATAGATCTCTCAAGTAAGGAAAAATAATACTTCATTCACATGCATGAAGATCTGTGATCATTGACACAAAATGCTTTCTTGATTTTGCAGATTACTACATAGCACCAGAGGTTTATAAAGACGAAATATTTGACCGAAGGGTCGATGCACACTCCTTTGGTGTCATTTTATACGAGGTACATTTCCTCGATCGTCTTGCTCTGTTCAATCTTGTGTCTTGTGTTTCTCTaatcttgtttttgtgtgtgtgtgagtgtggTCAGATAACAGAGGGAGTACCAGTTTTCCACCCGAGGCCTCCTGAAGAAGTTGCGAAAATGATGTGTTTAGAAGGAAAGAGACCAGTATTCAAAACTAAGTCAAGAAGTTACCCTCcagatctaaaagagtaaaaagcTCTAAAACTATTTGGAACCAAAATTTTTATCTAGGGCCTATGCAGGAGGAACTTGGAGTGCCTGTTCTTAACCTGTTATATCGCTTACTCTGCGCAGGTTGATCGAGGAATGTTGGCATCCAGAAGCCGGTATTAGACCTACATTCTCTGAGATTATCTTTCGACTTGACAAAATAGTAACTAATTGCTCTAAACAAGGATGGTGGAAAGACACATTCAAGTTCCCTTGGTTAGTATTCATCTTCTGATATATAAACTCTAGTttaaacagagaagaaagattgtGATTTTTAATGGTTTCTTTCACAGGAAATaaagaaggggaagaagaagaagaaggagaagcaagaACAGCGTGAGATTTGTGGACAAAATCCGATTCACAGTGTGTTTGTCAGACATATGAACATCGACAAACTCACTTACTatgcatatttttgtttttgtttttgtttttgtttttgtttttttggttctagaACATAATTTATAGTACTTTGTATAGTTTATAAGCGCGTTACTGTATAATTATCAACAAATGAACTCATGCTCGTTACAACTAGAGATGaacatacaacaaacaaacagattaaaaaaagaagaatcaactTAAAAAAAGATATTCAATTTTAGAGCCTTAGAATATGAGTTTTACAGAACCAAAGGTCCAGTTTTGAAAGCCCAAAATTTAAAGATGTTAAAGAACCCATTacagaacccaaaaaaaaccagAAACTCCTGAACCTATATCGATCGCATATGTAATTAGggttgttggtgcgggatttgaCACATAAACCAAAAGCAAACCGGTTATTTAACCTGGGAATTCGACTAAGGTGGCGAATTGGGCCTTCGAATGAAAACCCAACGGAATCGACGAGCCTAGCAAGAGTAATTAGCCCACTTTCAGATTGCCTTAAAACCGACatgtcgaagaagaagaaattttccTAATTTCAGCTCAAACTATTAGGAAAGCagacatattttgtaatctaaaacaacatatatagagGGGTATCCCATCCTTGTAAATCATACAGCAACTAATACAATAaccataatttttctttcttgagcaaaaaccctaacttgtttTCCAAAAGATTTCACCTGTTTGTCGTCGTCTCAGAATCTATCTATCTAGCGAACCAAAGTTGTAGCCGAGGAAGTCGACGTGTTCGAGTCACAGAAGCTTGAAGCTCCTTACTAAGGTAATCGATCTGCCGttggtttctctctctcttactttaCAATTCTTCATTtaacaatctctctctcaactttttttttttactcttctctcttcttctttttcttgatcAGTCTCGATGGCGAGTCAACCCTTGTCTAAGTTCTTCAACATGTTGtgtgcaaagaagaagaagcttaagatACTATGGGCGATATCTAAAATAGAAGACAACAATGCTGAAATGGAATCGAACATAATAAAATACCGCAAGGAGATAGCAACGGCGGAGAAGGCAATTACAACGGCGACGGACGCATATGATATACAGTGGAACCTGAATGAGAAGCAGTTTGTTGAAGGGTTGATCCGTACTACTGAGGCTGCCATCTTTGTTAGCAAAGCAAAGGTTAGTTCCTTAAAAAGCTTGGTGGATCAAATTGACGGTTCAGCGGCTTGACGCAAAAGATTATTATAGGCTACTAATCCCGTGTAACaggttttattttctatatatatgaattagtATTAACAGTTCCTAATGTATGTATTCCGAGGGAAATTGAATATCGCACCATAACATTCAGAACTCAGTAGAGGTTCTATGGTCTTAGAAGtgaatagatttttaaataactaaGTGGTCTGACTAGAGGACCAACGAACAGAGCAAGTTCAACAACACGCACGACCCAAAgggttttttattaaaatttatcaaatatcCATTAGGACATTTTTAAAAGCATATGAAACcttatttgatttgaattttcgATACAAAGGCGTTAATGTTGATATCTGTAGAGCCTCCTTCACTGAGTGACTTCACAGCCAAGTCACTCCATTTCTTCGCGTTCTCCCTCATCTCTTTGCTCTTCTCACCTTCCATCACTTCCTTGAtgctcaactcaatctcctctCTTCTGGCAATCCCACTTTCTTTCTCTGCTTTCACACGAACCCCAACCTTCCACACGTCTAGAATATACTTTGCGTTCATCGGTTGGTCAGTCCACTGAGGCATAGCCACCATTGGAACCCCTAAACTCAAACCCTCCATGGTTGAGTTCCAGCCACAATGAGTCATGAAACAACCGATGGCGTTGTGTGACAGAACTTGAAGCTGAGGACTCCAGTTCAATACTAAGCTCTTGTCTTTATCCACTGTTTCAAGAAACCCTGTTGGAAGCTTTGACTCCTCTGAAGCTCTGACCACCCACAGGTAGCTGATGTTGCTGACAGCCAAAGCAATCTCTGCCATCTGCTCGCTACTCAGTTTAGCCATGCTCCCAAAAGCTATGTATACCACCGACCCTTGTGGCCTTGAGTCTAGCCACTCAGTGCATAAGGCAGCTTCTTCCAAGTCAAAGAGGTTTAGATCATAGTCGTTGTCTGATTTGATCTGTTTGTCTAAGTACATTGATGGAACAGTTGGACCTATTGTCAACACAGGACACACTTTCGACAACAACTCCTCTTCCTGTAAATGTAGAAATCAACGAAGAAAGAATAGAGTCAGTAGGTGATAAAAACATAGTAGCTAAggaaataaaaacagagtagcTAAGGAAAAATCAGGGTAGCTAGGGAAAAAAGAACAGAGCAACTAGggcaaaaaaaacagagtaattagGACGAAAACAGTGTAACTATGACctaaaacaacataaaatttagaaaactgAGTAAGTTGGACGTGACTAAGGGGAAGGAAACAGAGTAATTAGGGAATACACTAACATGAAGGTCAAGGTCATGGAAGGAATTAACGAGTACGAAATCAGCTTTTTGGAAGTTGGTGAACTGTTGAAGCACCATCTCAAAGTAAGCAAGGTGGGAGGCAGTAGGAGTGACGAAAGTAGGCAAATCTTGGAGCTCAAGAAGAGGCAAATCCTTGATGGGAAGTGTCAAGCTTCCATTGTTAGTGCAAGAAAGATAATTGATATAGTTGACGGCGCAAGACTGCGTGAAGAAAGGAGCAGCAACTAAACCGAACTCCCTTGCAAGGTCAAGTGCCCAAGGCATGAAAGAATCGTAGACGATACAAGTGATGGGGTTATCAGTATTCTGGTGCTTGCGGATGACATCAGCAACGGTTTTGGAGCCGAAGGTCTTGAAGTTTTGGAGGTACTCAGGGACAGAACCGGCTGATGAGAAGCCTCCTTGGTCATAGCCGTCGGAGATTGT
This genomic window contains:
- the LOC104784953 gene encoding dual specificity protein kinase shkC-like, with translation MIDLVRVFENLRKGTNFLASMENIAAQLKRGISRQFSTGSIRRTMSRQFTRQSSLDPRRTNMRFSFGRQSSLDPIRRSPDSTRSDDEPHMSVPENLDSTMQLLFMASKGDVRGVEELLDEGIDVNSIDLDGRTALHIAACEGHLGVVKALLSRRANIDARDRWGSTAAADAKYYGNLDVYNLLKARGAKVPKTRKTPMTVSNPREVPEYELNPLEVQVRKADGISKGAYQVAKWNGTRVSVKILDKDSYSDPERINAFKHELTLLEKVRHPNVIQFVGAVTQNIPMMIVVEYNPKGDLGVYLQKKGRLSPSKALRFGLDIARGMNYLHECKPDPIIHCDLKPKNILLDRGGQLKISGFGMIRLSKISQDKAKVANHKAHIDLSNYYIAPEVYKDEIFDRRVDAHSFGVILYEITEGVPVFHPRPPEEVAKMMCLEGKRPVFKTKSRSYPPDLKELIEECWHPEAGIRPTFSEIIFRLDKIVTNCSKQGWWKDTFKFPWK
- the LOC104788781 gene encoding probable polygalacturonase At2g43860, yielding MVYSTSSLILPLALIFLYFISISSLADPTPTTINVLSYGAKPDGTKDSTKAFLAAWDVACASANPTTIIVPTGRFLVGTIVFQGNKCKQAPISIRIAGSIVAPGDFRVIASSEHWISFEDVTDVSIYGGILDAQGASLWKCKNNGGHNCPTGAKSLWFSGSNNININGLTSINSQKFHIVIDTSKNVNIDGVKVSADANSPNTDGIHVDSSHSVHITNSRIATGDDCISIGPGSTSVFIQNIKCGPGHGISIGSLGRAEEEQGVNNVTVSDVDFTGTDNGVRIKTWGKNSKSFATNIVFQHINMKMVKNPIIIDQHYCLDKPCPKQESGVKVSNVRYEDIRGTSNTEMAVLLDCSKEEPCTGIVMNNVNLVSVNQPAQASCDNANGSANDVVPVTPCLRTEIITI
- the LOC104784954 gene encoding UDP-glycosyltransferase 74F1-like, which translates into the protein MEKMRGHVLAVPFPSQGHITPIRQFCKRLHAKGFKTTHTLTTFIFNTIHLDPSSPISIATISDGYDQGGFSSAGSVPEYLQNFKTFGSKTVADVIRKHQNTDNPITCIVYDSFMPWALDLAREFGLVAAPFFTQSCAVNYINYLSCTNNGSLTLPIKDLPLLELQDLPTFVTPTASHLAYFEMVLQQFTNFQKADFVLVNSFHDLDLHEEELLSKVCPVLTIGPTVPSMYLDKQIKSDNDYDLNLFDLEEAALCTEWLDSRPQGSVVYIAFGSMAKLSSEQMAEIALAVSNISYLWVVRASEESKLPTGFLETVDKDKSLVLNWSPQLQVLSHNAIGCFMTHCGWNSTMEGLSLGVPMVAMPQWTDQPMNAKYILDVWKVGVRVKAEKESGIARREEIELSIKEVMEGEKSKEMRENAKKWSDLAVKSLSEGGSTDININAFVSKIQIK